TACCTCCCGATTGTATATTTGCCGAACTACGCACAATAACTTGTGTGATGGGCAAACCTCCAATCATTCCGGAAACGATATTTCCTGCTCCCTGAGCGAATAATTCACGATTTGTTGGCGTTACATTTTTTGCCGGATCCAGTTTGTCCGTTGCCTCTACACTTAAAAGGGTTTCCAAACTTGCCACCAGGGCAATTGTAAATGCCACGATCCAAATTTCAGAATTCATTATGGCTCCAAAATTAGGTTTGGTAAATACACCCAAAAATGCCTGTAAATCTTCTGATACCGGTACCTGAACCAGATGGTTCGCTGTAATTGCCAATGTTGCGTTATCCTTTGTAAGTATATAAAAAACGATTCCAAGTACCACCGCAACCAAGGGGCCCTGTACTAATTGAAAGAACCTACCTTTTTTAGAGAGCACCTTGTCCCAGAATATTAAAACAGCCAAACCAATTATACCAATCAAGGCGCTTCCAGGCCTAATATGATTAACTGTGTTGAATATCGCCGTGAAGGTATTTTCACCATCTGCTTCCATAAAAGTCAGATCTCCCTGGTAATCCGTATCATAACCAAAAAAGTGAGGAATTTGTTTTAAAACAATAATAATCCCGATGGCTGTAAGCATTCCTTTAATCACGGAGGAAGGAAAATAATATCCAATAACCCCTGCCTTTAAAAAACCAAGAACGATTTGAAAGATACCTGCCAGGACAACAGCGACTAAAAAGTTTTCAAATCCACCTAAAGTGCTGATAGCACTTAGAACGATGGCAGCCAAACCTGCTGCAGGCCCGC
This DNA window, taken from Lutimonas zeaxanthinifaciens, encodes the following:
- a CDS encoding SulP family inorganic anion transporter; its protein translation is MKKTSLITQLKNDFPASVVVFFVALPLCLGVALASGAPLFSGVIAGIVGGILVGALSGSKIGVSGPAAGLAAIVLSAISTLGGFENFLVAVVLAGIFQIVLGFLKAGVIGYYFPSSVIKGMLTAIGIIIVLKQIPHFFGYDTDYQGDLTFMEADGENTFTAIFNTVNHIRPGSALIGIIGLAVLIFWDKVLSKKGRFFQLVQGPLVAVVLGIVFYILTKDNATLAITANHLVQVPVSEDLQAFLGVFTKPNFGAIMNSEIWIVAFTIALVASLETLLSVEATDKLDPAKNVTPTNRELFAQGAGNIVSGMIGGLPITQVIVRSSANIQSGGSSKFSTIMHGMLLLLCVLIIPTVLNMIPLSVLAAVLLVVGYKLAQPATFLKMYKLGRKQFVPFMITVLGIVFTDLLVGIGMGLFAGIIVILFKSYKNSHFLHKEGEDIDDGVIKMALAEEVTFFNKGAILMELENLPDDSKLILDVRNTVYLDHDIVEILDDFTVKAKERNISIKLVSETGEFLNLESYLEFFEGNRAYKSG